From a region of the Tachypleus tridentatus isolate NWPU-2018 chromosome 1, ASM421037v1, whole genome shotgun sequence genome:
- the LOC143230354 gene encoding uncharacterized protein LOC143230354 codes for MTIEVRTPTEHMSAGERNNENGMCPHDRRTSMESPKQSSFLIRDILSETSDTRYSLVEKGHENEISTDLSDFSECKPDLTREMREDSRVKPNYPLVDYDENRGGNTGTDEEDIVTGEDSQENERNTNGSFRSKKQRKARTAFTDHQLQTLEKCFERQKYLSVQERMELASKLNLTDTQVKTWYQNRRTKWKRQTAVGLELLAEAGNYAAVQRMVQTTPYWLSKFTSSPPHPPLGSLTSLDFYYKQSAAGLLKPLPFKLYPPSMSWLPSPSSVVPLSATSRETSEKTPLSQPAASSSYAHLKELSWPSLNDRRDW; via the exons ATGACCATTGAAGTCCGCACACCTACTGAGCATATGTCCGCCGGAGAAAGAAATAACGAAAACGGCATGTGCCCTCACGATCGTCGAACTTCTATGGAGAGTCCTAAACAGTCGTCATTTCTGATTCGAGATATTTTGAGCGAAACGTCCGACACAAGATATAGTTTAGTTGAGAAAGGACACGAGAATGAAATTTCGACAGATTTATCCGACTTCAGTGAGTGTAAGCCTGATTTAACTCGAGAAATGAGGGAAGACAGTCGTGTTAAGCCTAATTATCCTCTAGTTGATTATGACGAAAACCGTGGAGGGAACACGGGAACCGATGAAGAAGACATAGTGACAG GTGAAGACAGCCAGGAAAACGAAAGAAACACAAATGGTTCCTTCAGAagtaagaaacaaagaaaagctAGGACAGCTTTTACTGATCACCAGCTCCAAACATTAGAGAAATGTTTTGAACGACAGAAATACCTGAGTGTTCAAGAACGAATGGAACTGGCATCAAAGTTAAACCTAACCGACACACAAGTCAAGACTTGGTACCAGAACAGAAG AACCAAGTGGAAGAGACAAACTGCTGTAGGATTGGAGTTGCTTGCAGAAGCAGGTAATTATGCAGCTGTCCAAAGGATGGTGCAGACAACGCCCTATTGGCTGTCAAAGTTCACCTCTTCCCCACCACACCCACCTTTGGGCAGCCTGACGAGTCTGGACTTTTACTACAAGCAGTCCGCTGCTGGACTTCTCAAACCTCTTCCTTTCAAGTTATATCCTCCTTCCATGAGCTGGCTGCCGTCACCCAGCAGTGTCGTTCCTCTGTCTGCGACGTCCCGAGAGACCTCCGAGAAGACCCCACTCAGCCAGCCAGCTGCTTCTAGCTCTTACGCACATTTGAAAGAACTTTCTTGGCCGTCACTGAACGATAGGCGAGATTGGTGA